Genomic window (Kwoniella botswanensis chromosome 1, complete sequence):
GGTGTCAGCTCCGCATCTTGTCCTGAAGCTTTAAAAGGCAGCACACATTGATCAAGCCATAACATTgagccatgatgatgatgaacaagaagatcgaaagtaAAGTGGGGGGATAAGGGAGGGGTAGCTGTGGTGATTTCCGCCACTTTCGTTCATGTGGATTTTGATTCCGTCGTCATGTCGTTCTTGATGCAACAAATGACTCTCTCTGTCTACTAACATCGAAAAGTCAATACTGTTGTTAGCCTATTGATaaatcatccattcatcgCATCAACATCATGTCGACCTCGATCCTCCCATCGACAGACGGTAATGCGGGACCGTCCACTGCTGCAAATGGTTTACCGCCTTTAGCTGATTTGGTAAGGAGGAGTACGAAGAGAACGAGGGTTGTATATGGTGTAGAAGGAAGTTCCatcgatgatggattggCTAGAGCGTGAGTCTCAGTCTAGTATACAATCCACTCTGCTCATGGCGTTGGGGGTGCACCATATCAGTCTTTGCGCTGACCATGAGTGGTCTTGTGCAGAAACAAGATCAAGCTCGCCTCAAAGTTAGCAGCAGAGTATAAAGATGTTCAAACACTTCCACCTATATTGGCAAGTCAACAAGGACCTACAGGACCCAAACGACCTGCCGCTGCTAATGGCAACGGCCCATCGGCACCTGGACCTCAAGCTGGTCAGAAGCTGATAGGTGGACCTGAAGCTGCTACATCGTAAGTGTCTGTCTGTAGGATAATATCCGTTTTTTGACTGACCTGGTTTTGTAGATCATCGAATACATCTGCTCCCGCTGCTGAACCTAGATCGCTAGTGAAATTCAGACATCAACAAGGATTCGCAGCGGAAGGTGGTCATGCGTCGTCTAGGTTATCGCAGGCtttgatgaggaagaaggaagcaAGGGAAGTCAAACCTGAATATCACCCACAATGTGAGTTTTTATTTTCCAATCTCTCGATCCATCATACTTCTTGTGTTGTCTCGTCCGGCCAAATATGCATGCTTTTCTGGTATAGAAACTAATTTGGAAAATGATATAACCCATAGGGAAACTTACAAGAGTCATTTCGGGTCATATGGGTTGGGTCAGAGCGGTAGCTGTCGATCCAGGAAATCAATGGTTCGCTACTGGTGCAGGAGATCGAGTAGTGAAGGTGAGCTCgatatccatccatccatgGTCACAGGCATTGTATACGGAGCTGACGATGAATGGTCGTCGCACAGATTTGGGACTTGGCGAGTGGAGAGTTGAAATTATCTTTGACTGGTCATATCTCCACAATTAGAGGATTAGCTGTTTCGGATCGACATCCTTATCTGTTCTCGTGTGCTGAAGACAAGGTCAGCTCGATTTTGTTTGTCCTCTGACGACACTAATGCAACTTATCGCTGATCTCGCTTTTTCTGATAGATGGTCAAATGTTGGGATTTAGAGACGAACAAAGTTATCAGGCATTATCATGGTCATTTCTCCGGTGTCTACTCCTTATCGTAAGTCAAAGTTGAAAAAAAAATCCGTTCGTTTTCGTACCGGTCAGCTGACGTATATAACAGCGTTCACCCTACCCTTGACGTTCTCGTAACGGCTGGTCGAGATGCGAGTGTTCGAGTAAGTAATGTTTACTCTTTTACTATCTAACTGTTGCTGATAGACTTGTTTTTAGGTATGGGATATGCGAAGTCGAGCAAATATTTTCACCCTCACTGGACATACCAGTACGGTAGCAGATGTGAAGACGCAGGATTCTGATCCTCAGATCATTTCGGGAAGCATGGATTCGACTGTTCGGTAAGTTATCATTATTCACTTCCTATCAGCAACATCAGAAATCTTCTTTACCTCACTCAACCTAAAGAAGTAACGCTGATGAATTCAATGGCGTGATCCAGATTATGGGACCTGGCAGCAGGTAAATGCATGACGACCCTCACGCACCACAAGAAATCCGTCAGAGCATTGGCTATCCATCCGACCGAATACTCCTTCGCATCGGCAAGCTCAGGAGGAAACAACATCAAGAAATGGAAATGCCCCGAAGGAACTTTCGTGCATAATTTCGTCGGTCATGAAGCTATTATCAATACTTTGAGTTTGAACACTGAAGGTGTCATGTTCTCGGGTGGTGAGTTCATGTATCTCATATCTAGTGCAGAAGGTAAGACGagatgctgatatgatgatatggtatatTCAGCGGATAACGGTTCATTGACTTTATGGGATTACAAAACTGGTTTACCGTTCCAACATCTCAAGGATATTCCTCAACCTGGTTCATTGGATGCCGAAGCTGTAAGTTTGCTTGATTTTCCGGGTGACTCGACCAAAGGGCTTAGCTGATGTTAATTTTGGGATATTATAGGGTGTATTCTGTTCTACTTTCGATAAGACTGGTACGAGGTTGATCACGGGTGGTGCAGATAAGACAATCAAGGTGTATTCTGAACAGGCGTAGGCCAATACAAATTGATAGATTTATAAGGAAGATTGCGAGAATGCATTGTATAGGTAAAATCAACCAGTCACCCATGAAACGCAAAAGTGCGGTTAAGCCAATGTCCACTGGTACTGACACTGCAGATGATAAACCTGAAAGAGATAATGCATAATTTTGACCCAAATGTACCGCAGAAATCGTATCCCAAACAACTTGCGTTTTCGATTCGTCTCCTCCTTATACAGACAATTCAGCCTGTTTTACGTTCTTCAACTGATCCTGGTACTTCTCCAAAGCAGGTTTGACCCAATCCTTTACGAATCCATCCACTTGTTCTGGAGCTCTTCCAACAAACGTGTTAGGATCtaacagatcatccaattgGTTCCAGATAGGTTGGAAGtaatcatctttcttgatccTGTCGATCAAATCGTTCTCTCCACCTTGTTCTTTGACCACTGATCCAGCTTGATGAGATAATACTCTAATCTTCTCGTGGCATTCTTGTCTGTCTCCACCGGCTTTGACAATCGCCATAATGACATTTTCGGTAGCCATGAATGGAAGTTCTTGAGAGATCCTTCGTGCGATTACTTTAGGATAGACCACCAAACCTTCGGAGATATTTTGGAGGGTCGTAAGGAGGATATCAGCTGTGAGGAAGGCTTCGGGGATGGTAACTCTTCGGTTGGCACTAAACAACCAATGGATATTAGTGACCGACTATTGGGCAGCGAGAATTGGGAACGGTGTACCGGATGATAGGATTTGAGGAAAGCATGGGTTATGCGACTCACCTATCATCTAATGTTCTCTCGAGCCATTGAACGGAAGAGGTCATCAAGGTGTTTTGGTAGATTGCCATGAGGTGTCTGGCGAGAGAACATGCTCGTTCACATCGCATAGGGTTTCGCTGTATACAACACCAAAAGTCATCAGCATCGGTCTCTTTCGCAGATTCGACATGTTTGATGAGAGTCAGAAAGCACAGGATATCTGTAAAATATTATATATGTACCCACCTTGTAAGCCATAGCTGATGAAccgatttgatctttttcgAAAGgttcttcaatctccttcagATTGGCAAGGAGTCGGACTATGTGATTCCTCTACCATCAGCAAGATGACCTGAGTGCGTTGGAGGTTTGATACTCACTATCAGTAGCGATCTTATGAACGGTCGCACCGAAACTTGACAATGGTCCCAAAACATCCGCATCGATCTTTCTAGAGTAAGTCTGACCAGTAACGGGATAAGCATATGGGAAACCAAACAATTCCGTCACTCTTTTGTCTAATGCTTCTACTTTATCGTGATCACCGTTGAAAAGCGTTAAAAAGGAAGCTTGAGTACCAGTCGTTCCTTTCACACCTCTAAAACCTAAATCGTTTCTTGCTCTTTCCAAATTTCTCAAGTCCCATAATAACTCTTGAATCCATAAGGTCGCTCGTTTACCGACGGTGGTCAATTGAGCAGGTTGGAAATGAGTGAATCCCAATGTAGGTAAATCACGGTATTTCTCAGCAAAGGAGGAGAATCGAGAGATGACGACGGCAAGTTTGGGAAGGAGGATGTCGAGTCCTTCTCGAAGGAAGATCAGGTCGGCGTTACTAATATGGAGTATCAGTATTGTCAATTGAAGTGGAGGGGGGATAACCTCTGAGTAATGATGGACTTACTCGGTGACGTAACAGGAAGTAGCTCCCAAGCTATACCACATGTCAGCTAAAATCCTCCACCTGAGGCCTTTAACAGCTCACTGGATGATACCGGCAGCCTCAGGAGCGACAGTACCGAAAGTGTGGACATGAGCCATGACATCGTCTGTTATGATTGCACCTCATTAGCCATATGAAATCCATAATCTCACAATGGTTGTACTCACGTCGtcgtttcttctcttcctcggcaGCAACTTTCATCTGAGCTTCATCAAGGTCTAAATTGGCTTTCATCTGTTCGATAGCTTTGTCAGAAATGGCGAGACCGAGTTCCTAAGTGACATAgaagtcagctgaagtatTATGACCTAGTAGCATGTTTCATAGCTAACCTTCTCGGCGATAGCTAGGTTGAGCCATAGCTTTCTCCAAGTACCGAATCTGGTCTACAAGCATATATGAGCTAAAGTGTTCCGTCCACAAGGGAACGATCAGCTTACACCTGAAGAGAAGAGTTTGGACATCTCCTTGGATGCATATCGGCTGTCCCGTCACGTAAAGTCAGTCAAAGGAGCTGTGCATAGAGCATAGAGATGAAAAGTGCAGCTCACGAGGAGAGGGGAGTTTGATAGCTGTCCATGTtgactgatctgatctatgCTTATTTCAACTGATACGGTGATGATATCACGCAAAATGACCTGGCcatcttttcaacttttttcTTTTCGCAATGGCAGATAGACCTCTTTAGCTTGAAATGATCGGAAGTGCCAGGATGATAAACATGAACCATGATGTGGCTATACAGAGGACGAGCGGAGATAAACCACGTGGTCGAAGCTAATCACTCGGCTGATTGTCCGGTTATTGCATTGGGGACAGTCAGCTGCAGGTTATTTCGATTGTGCGAGTGACGATTTTCGAATTTGGATCGACCGGTTTTAAATCAATTTCGAATTTCTGGAGTAGATATGGGGACTCCGCTGTCAATTAGACCAACAAGAGTACACGCAACTCACAtaacatatacataccataccatacatcCCCATTTCGataccaatcatcatcacccatcctttcttcttccatcatcttctagCTGCTTACCAATTTACCCCATACACACATAGTGAGTGACTATCACAGCCTCACTGCCATCACAAGCAGAAGCACACGCTCCAATGCTGACGAGCTCTCTCGCTCTCCACAGTATATCTAGATAATCATTCAACATGGTCAAAGCTGTAGTCTGCGGTGCTGCCGGTGAGTGAACATATACCATCCTGTCAATATACGCTGATCAAGTCGTGATCGTAATTTAGGTGGTATCGGTCAACCCCTCTCTCTgctcctcaagctcaacccAATCATCACTGAGCTCGCCCTCTACGATGTGGTCAACGCCATAGGTGTAAGTGGAATTTGAACTACTCTCTTGGCGTTCTTCGTCCGTCAACTCCGATCGCATATCTTTTGTCCTGTTTACTATGACCGACTCTTTCACCTGTCAGCTTCTGCGTGTTGTATCGATCGCGCTGACGTCCATCGATTCATCAGGTTGCTGCCGATTTGTCCCACATTCCTACTCCAGCTCAAGTAACAGGCTATCTCCCACCCGATAATGGAGCTGAGAAAGCTCTCAAGGGAGCCGATATCGTTGTTATCCCAGCTGGTGTACCTAGAAAACCAGGTATGACACGTGATGATCTTTTCGTACGTTCTCATCGTTCTTCATATGTGTGGGAATTTACGGCAAATGCTGATTCAATTCAACCGGACATACTCTCCTCTCGATCTACAGAAAGTAAgtttcatctcgtcagctaTTTGTCTGTACAATCGAAATATGCTGACAGCTGATGGTTTTCTAGGTCAACGCCGGTATCTGTGCAACTCTCGCTCAAGCTATTGCCAACGCCGCACCAAAAGCTttcatcttggtcatctCTAACCCTGTCAACTCGACTGTTCCAGTCTTCGCTGAGACCCTCAAGAAAGCTGGTGTCTTCGATCCCAAGAAGTGAGCTCTGACTTGACTACATTTGTAAGCGATACGAGGAGGCTCATGCTTGTTATTTGCAGACTTTTGGGTGTATCTCACCTCGATGTCATCCGAGCTTCTACCTTCGTGGCTTCAGTTCTCGGTAAACCCACCGACGCTCAAAAATACAACATCCCAGTGGTTGGTGGTCACTCTGGTGCTACCATCTTACCTTTGCTTTCTCAAACTAAACCTGCCATCGTGAGCTTGCTTGTTCCGCTTATACCTGTGTGCCGACGTCAGCTGAGTTCAAACTCTGCTATCATAGCCTGAGATCCTGGCcgacaaggagaagagagatgctTTGGTAAACCGAATCCAATTCGGTGGTGATGAAGTTGTCAAAGCTAAGGGTGAGCTACGCATAGATTGGTGCGATATACATATGGATAATGCTAATATCCATGTGATGGATGCAGACGGTGCTGGTTCCGCTACTCTTTCGATGGCTCAAGGTAAGCTTGGTCGTTTTTTCAGTCCTGACAATCCGACTCAAGCTAATATATTTACACAGCCGGAGCTGAATTCGCCAACTACGTCATCGATGCTGCTTTCGGTGGAAAGAAGGGCAAGATCGTTCAATCATACATCAACCTCGCTGCTGATGCTGGTGGTGAAGCTATCAAGAAGGAAATTGGAGCTGATTTGGACTACTTCTCTGTTAACATTGAGCTTGGAGTGAGTGACCTGTCATCGTTATACAGACACCTTTTAGGAAATGCCATGCTAATTTGGTAAACTCGTAGCCCAACGGTATCGAGAAAATCCTTCCTATCGGTCAACTTGATGATGTAGAGAAAGGTCTGCTCGAAGCTGCCGTCAAGGAGCTTGGTCCATCCAtcgagaaggtgagttgtattGTACTTTTCTCATCGAGATCTATTCACTGGATTCCTGCAACATGCTGGAAGCTccatcatttcctcttctcctataTATATCACGAGCATCGCTAACGCTTATGCTTGTTTAGGGTGCCGCTTTCCAGCCCGCTCCTCCCAAACTCTAAGCTGTAACCTTGGCAACACCGATCCCAATcgagatatgaagaagaagtagaaaATACATTTAAATAGTCGTTAACCTATCTTGCCTGTATATAAAGATGATTGCACGTCAGGATTCAGTGAAGAGAATCATGTATTATATCCGTGCGTAAGAATGCCTATCTCGATAAGCTGATAACGGAAGTGAATCTACGGTTTGAGGGTTTGAGGCGTGAGAAATACTGGGAAACAATGATAAAATCTCCACGTATGAAACGTTGCGATGTACAGGTAAGGAGGTGGATGATACAGGTCCTACGTTACTGAGCGTTTCAGATTGGATGATACTTAT
Coding sequences:
- a CDS encoding malate dehydrogenase, NAD-dependent — translated: MVKAVVCGAAGGIGQPLSLLLKLNPIITELALYDVVNAIGVAADLSHIPTPAQVTGYLPPDNGAEKALKGADIVVIPAGVPRKPGMTRDDLFVNAGICATLAQAIANAAPKAFILVISNPVNSTVPVFAETLKKAGVFDPKKLLGVSHLDVIRASTFVASVLGKPTDAQKYNIPVVGGHSGATILPLLSQTKPAIPEILADKEKRDALVNRIQFGGDEVVKAKDGAGSATLSMAQAGAEFANYVIDAAFGGKKGKIVQSYINLAADAGGEAIKKEIGADLDYFSVNIELGPNGIEKILPIGQLDDVEKGLLEAAVKELGPSIEKGAAFQPAPPKL
- a CDS encoding pre-mRNA-splicing factor PRP46 → MSTSILPSTDGNAGPSTAANGLPPLADLVRRSTKRTRVVYGVEGSSIDDGLARANKIKLASKLAAEYKDVQTLPPILASQQGPTGPKRPAAANGNGPSAPGPQAGQKLIGGPEAATSSSNTSAPAAEPRSLVKFRHQQGFAAEGGHASSRLSQALMRKKEAREVKPEYHPQWKLTRVISGHMGWVRAVAVDPGNQWFATGAGDRVVKIWDLASGELKLSLTGHISTIRGLAVSDRHPYLFSCAEDKMVKCWDLETNKVIRHYHGHFSGVYSLSVHPTLDVLVTAGRDASVRVWDMRSRANIFTLTGHTSTVADVKTQDSDPQIISGSMDSTVRLWDLAAGKCMTTLTHHKKSVRALAIHPTEYSFASASSGGNNIKKWKCPEGTFVHNFVGHEAIINTLSLNTEGVMFSGADNGSLTLWDYKTGLPFQHLKDIPQPGSLDAEAGVFCSTFDKTGTRLITGGADKTIKVYSEQA
- a CDS encoding adenylosuccinate lyase, with product MDSYQTPLSSRYASKEMSKLFSSGTRFGTWRKLWLNLAIAEKELGLAISDKAIEQMKANLDLDEAQMKVAAEEEKKRRHDVMAHVHTFGTVAPEAAGIIHLGATSCYVTDNADLIFLREGLDILLPKLAVVISRFSSFAEKYRDLPTLGFTHFQPAQLTTVGKRATLWIQELLWDLRNLERARNDLGFRGVKGTTGTQASFLTLFNGDHDKVEALDKRVTELFGFPYAYPVTGQTYSRKIDADVLGPLSSFGATVHKIATDIRLLANLKEIEEPFEKDQIGSSAMAYKRNPMRCERACSLARHLMAIYQNTLMTSSVQWLERTLDDSANRRVTIPEAFLTADILLTTLQNISEGLVVYPKVIARRISQELPFMATENVIMAIVKAGGDRQECHEKIRVLSHQAGSVVKEQGGENDLIDRIKKDDYFQPIWNQLDDLLDPNTFVGRAPEQVDGFVKDWVKPALEKYQDQLKNVKQAELSV